Proteins from a genomic interval of Bifidobacterium longum subsp. infantis ATCC 15697 = JCM 1222 = DSM 20088:
- a CDS encoding YraN family protein, with protein MNALPPTQPTTKSGIDAGLAFHQPMLASPDPQATLPSERIAATMGDRNLTPKQFGALGEQYAAAWLEEHGWTTLSRNWHTRYGELDIVMLNPEYTVVFVEVKSRRSMHYGYPQEAITPAKQHNLRKAACDWLLDRRNRVPHTAVRFDVVTIVLRVGRPLVHHIENAF; from the coding sequence ATGAACGCTCTACCACCTACCCAGCCGACGACGAAGTCCGGCATCGACGCCGGTCTTGCCTTTCACCAGCCCATGCTGGCTTCACCTGATCCGCAGGCAACGCTGCCTTCGGAACGGATTGCGGCCACGATGGGCGACCGCAATCTGACGCCCAAACAGTTCGGGGCGCTCGGCGAGCAGTATGCCGCCGCGTGGCTGGAGGAACACGGTTGGACGACCTTGAGCCGCAATTGGCATACCCGTTACGGCGAATTGGACATCGTGATGCTCAATCCCGAGTACACGGTGGTGTTCGTCGAAGTGAAATCACGCCGGTCCATGCATTACGGATATCCGCAAGAGGCCATCACGCCGGCGAAACAGCACAATCTCAGGAAAGCCGCCTGCGATTGGCTGCTTGACCGGCGTAATCGTGTGCCGCATACGGCAGTCCGTTTCGATGTCGTCACCATCGTGCTTCGGGTGGGCAGACCGCTCGTGCATCACATCGAAAACGCCTTCTGA